The nucleotide window CGCCCGGCGATGACGTGGCCGCAGCGTCGCGGGAGGCGACGTCCCGGTGGGAGGCGCTGATCCAGGACGAGACGGGCGACGCCACCCGTGCGAGGGTGATCCGTCTCGTCGGAGACGGGCTCGCTGCGAACGTCCTCGCCGGCATCGAGCCGGCCCCCACCCAGGCGGAGCTCGATCGCTTCATCGATGTCATCGTGCACTTCCCCCGGCGGACTCCCCGATGAGCGGGCCGCTTCTGCTCGCGATCGCCGGGCTCGCAGCGCTGGATGCGTTCAACCCCGCCACGATCGTCGCCGTGACGCTCATCCTCCTTGCTGCACCCCGGCGCCCCGTTCTGACGGCACTGGTGACCGTCCTCGGTGCAGCGCTCACCGTGTTCGGCGCCGGCGCCGCCTTGTTCCTCGGCGCGGGAGCTGCCGCGGGCGCCGTCGACGGCATCGTGCAAGGCATCCGCTACGCCGCCTTCGCCGCCGCCGGTCTCGTCCTGGTCATCTCCGGCATCCGCCGATTCCGGACCCGCGCACGCAAACCAATCACTCTCCCCTCCTGGTTCACACCCTGGACGGCGCTGCCGTTCGGCGCACTGCTCACGGGCGCCGACCTGCCCAACGCCTTCCCGTACTTCATCGCCATCGAACGACTCCTCGACGCCCGCCTCACCCCCGGCGAAGGGCTGCTCGTTCTCGCCGGCTACGCGGTGATCTACTGCCTGCCCTGCCTCGCACTCCTCGTCGTCGGGATCCTCGCCCGCAAACGCACCCACGCCGTGCTCTCACGCATCACCGCACGACTCGGAACGGGCGACGTGAAAGCATCACCCACAACGGCCATCGTCCTGATCCTGCTCGGCGGAGTCGTCGCGTCACTGCCCTTCTGGGCACTGCGCTGACCGGGTAGGGGATCGCCCGGTGAACGACCCGGCTACGCCGTCTACTGTTCGGGCATGACTTCCTCAAGTGCAAATGAGCCTCTCTCCGAACTTCCCACCGTCAGCACTGAGACCAAAGACGGCGTGGCCATCGTGACCATCGCGACCGAAGCATCGATGCGTCTTCGGGTGATCCTGAACAACCGCACCCTGTTCGAAGACACCGTCGCGGAAACATCGGGCGATGTGGCAAGGGACCTACGCGACTGACCCGGTGCCATTGCGCACTTCCACGTCCCCGCCGGATGCCAAGCATCCCTACCGGAAGCTTGATTGCAGGAGAAGGATGCCTGCATGACGCTGCGAACAGAGCTTGCGACTGATCGCGAGTGGGCCGATGTGCGAACCGCGTTCGGACCTCGCGCAGGCAAGCCCGACTCCTGCTGGTGCCAACGCTTTCGTCACCACGACCACGCGACGAACGAGGACGCGCTCCGTGCAGAGTTGCGCGATTCAGCCGTCCCGATCGGTGTGCTCGCTTACGTGGACGATCGGCCCGTCGGCTGGACCCGAGTCGTCCCGCGCCACACGCTCCCCGGAATCACCGGGAACACAGCACTGAAGCGCATCCTCGAAGACGACCCTGCCGCCTGGTGGGTGACCTGCATCAACCTCCGCCGAGAGGCCCGAGGCCAGGGCGTAGGCACCGCCCTCCTCTTCGCCGCCGTGGACCACGCACGCGCCAACGGCGCATCAGTCCTCGACGGGCACCCCGTCGACGTCACCATGTCCACCACACGGCCCTCGCCCTCCGCGCTCTTCACCGGAACGGTCTCCATCTTCACGGCCGCCGGCTTCCACGAGATCGGACGCACCTACCCCAGCCGACCAGTCATGCGAGCCGACCTCGGCTGACCAGCGCCGCTGACCCACCCCTCAACGGACGCCAAGCCGACCCGGTGAACGATCCCCATACGGGACGCCTTCAAATGCGCTGGGGTCAGCGGTCTGCAACTTCCGCGCGCCTCGCGATTCGGCTCTGACCAACGACGGCCACGGCGATGACGGCGGGGACGAGCAGATAGAACCCGGCGGGGACGAGCAGGACGGCGACGGCTGCGGTGGAGAACACGGACAGCCACCACAGACGCGAGTAGGCGGGGAAGATCTTGATGCCTGCGGCGAGCCCGAGGATGTAGACGGGAACCTGGGATCCGGCGCAGAGCGACACCAACTCGTCCGTGCTGATCGGCGTGAGTGCCGCGGCGGCGAGCCCGGCGATGATGATCGCGATGGGGACGGCGAGGGCGCGGAGTCGGGCTGATCGCTGCGCTCGCGCTCCTTCGGG belongs to Rathayibacter caricis DSM 15933 and includes:
- a CDS encoding GAP family protein is translated as MSGPLLLAIAGLAALDAFNPATIVAVTLILLAAPRRPVLTALVTVLGAALTVFGAGAALFLGAGAAAGAVDGIVQGIRYAAFAAAGLVLVISGIRRFRTRARKPITLPSWFTPWTALPFGALLTGADLPNAFPYFIAIERLLDARLTPGEGLLVLAGYAVIYCLPCLALLVVGILARKRTHAVLSRITARLGTGDVKASPTTAIVLILLGGVVASLPFWALR
- a CDS encoding GNAT family N-acetyltransferase codes for the protein MTLRTELATDREWADVRTAFGPRAGKPDSCWCQRFRHHDHATNEDALRAELRDSAVPIGVLAYVDDRPVGWTRVVPRHTLPGITGNTALKRILEDDPAAWWVTCINLRREARGQGVGTALLFAAVDHARANGASVLDGHPVDVTMSTTRPSPSALFTGTVSIFTAAGFHEIGRTYPSRPVMRADLG